The Coccidioides posadasii str. Silveira chromosome 3, complete sequence genome contains a region encoding:
- the UBC13 gene encoding Ubiquitin-conjugating enzyme 13 (EggNog:ENOG410PN27~COG:O~BUSCO:14939at33183) — protein sequence MALPKRIVKETERLMAEPVAGINAVPHEDNLRYFDVKIHGPSQSPYEGGIFSLELFLPDDYPMTPPKIRFLTKIYHPNIDRLGRICLDVLKNNWSPALQIRTILLSIQALLGAPNPDDPLANDVAQRWKEDEQAAIETAKEWTRKYATPA from the exons ATGGCACTTCCGAAGAGAATAGTAAAGGAAACTGAGCGCTTGATGGCGGAACC TGTTGCTGGCATCAATGCAGTTCCTCATGAAGATAATTTGCGATACTTTGACGTTAAAATACATGGTCCTTCTCAATCTCCATATGAAG GTGGTATTTTTTCGTTAGAATTGTTTTTGCCGGATGATTATCCGATGACTCCTCCGAAAATCCGGTTCTTGACAAAAATATATCACCCGAATATAGACAGACTGGGTAGAATTTGTCTTGATGTATTGAAGA ACAATTGGTCCCCTGCCCTTCAAATCCGAACAATCCTCTTGTCTATTCAGGCTCTATTAGGTGCACCGAATCCGGATGATCCACTAGCAAATGACGTCGCTCAGCGGTGGAAGGAAGATGAGCAAGCCGCTATTGAAACAGCCAAAGAATGGACAAGAAAATATGCTACTCCAGCATAG
- the RPL24 gene encoding 60S ribosomal protein eL24 (EggNog:ENOG410PNQT~COG:J~BUSCO:15977at33183), with translation MRTYDDTFSGEKIYPGKGKLYVRGDSKIFRFQNGKSESLFLQRKNPRRIAWTVLYRRQHKKGISEEVAKKRTRRTVKHQRAIVGASLDVIKERRSMRPEARLAARQAAIKEGKEKKQAAEKQKREKARTAAAASRGQTSRIQSKQGAKGSAPKVAAKTR, from the exons ATGCGGACCTACGACGATACCTTCAGCGGTGAGAAGATCTACCCTGGAAAG GGTAAATTGTATGTCCGTGGAGACAGCAAGATCTTCAGATTCCAGAATGGCAAATCCGAATCCCTCTTCCTTCAACGCAAGAACCCTCGCCGGATCGCCTGGACCGTCCTTTACAGAAGACAGCACAAGAAGGGTATCTCTGAA GAAGTTGCCAAGAAGCGTACTCGCCGTACCGTCAAGCACCAGCGTGCTATCGTCGGTGCTTCCCTCGATGTGATCAAGGAACGCCGATCCATGCGCCCTGAGGCCCGTCTCGCCGCTCGCCAGGCCGCCATCAAGGaaggaaaggagaagaagcaaGCCGCTGAGAAgcagaagagagagaaggcccgcaccgccgccgccgcctcCAGAGGTCAAACTTCCAGAATCCAGAGCAAGCAAGGCGCTAAGGGTTCAGCACCAAAGGTTGCCGCCAAGACCCGTTAA
- a CDS encoding 40S ribosomal protein eS30 (EggNog:ENOG410PRTW~COG:J), which yields MGKVHGSLARAGKVKSQTPKVEPQEKKKTPKGRAKKRLQYTRRFVNVTMTGGKRKMNPNPTS from the exons ATGGGTAAGGTTCACGGTTCGCTCGCTCGTGCGGGTAAAGTCAAGTCTCAGACCCCAAAG GTCGAGCCtcaagagaagaagaagactccCAAGGGCCGTGCTAAGAAGCGGTTGCAATACACCAGACGATTTGTCAATGTTACGATGACCGGTGGCAAGCGCAAG ATGAACCCCAACCCAACATCGTAA